The following proteins are co-located in the Pontiella desulfatans genome:
- the rpsA gene encoding 30S ribosomal protein S1, whose amino-acid sequence MDAMYEDTLKNFTEGSIVSGKILSVIDGDVLIDIGYKSEGIVSAQEFKDLAEDPVGQETEVFLEQLEDRDGMIVISKRRAEQQRAWDYVVNECEEGSIVEGTIKNIVKGGFIVDVGVDAFLPGSQLDVTPVRNPDEHMGKTYTFRILKINLERKNIVVSRRELIEESRRESRRKILAEIQVGQLRPGVVKNITDFGAFVDLDGIDGLLHVTDMTWGRINHPSEILKVGDEMNVMILEIDLEKERISLGLKQTMENPWEEIEARYPIGARVHGKVVNLAPYGAFVELEEGVEGLVHVSEMSWTKRIQRAADVLNVGDEVDAVVLAVSTDDKKISLGMRQTEENPWEIVAGKYPIGSLVQGKVRNFTSYGAFVELEEGVDGMIHVSDMSWTRKVNHPSEVLKKGEEVETVVLEIDSNNQRISLGLKQAQDDPWAGIVDRYPIGAKVSGIVTKISSFGAFVEIEEGIDGLVHISQISDDHIERVKDVMNVGDTIEARVVKVDPVEHRIGLSVKAANVEDDEFEIREDMLEGLQAGAELVDLGSAFDNAFGDQLEEWHPGDKKED is encoded by the coding sequence ATGGACGCAATGTACGAGGATACCCTCAAGAACTTCACCGAAGGGTCCATCGTTTCCGGTAAAATCCTCAGTGTCATCGACGGCGACGTCCTCATCGACATTGGCTATAAATCCGAAGGCATCGTTTCCGCCCAGGAATTCAAGGATCTCGCCGAAGATCCGGTCGGGCAGGAAACCGAAGTATTCCTCGAGCAGCTCGAAGACCGCGATGGCATGATTGTCATCAGCAAGCGCCGCGCCGAGCAGCAGCGCGCATGGGACTATGTTGTCAACGAATGCGAAGAAGGCAGCATTGTCGAAGGCACCATCAAGAACATCGTCAAGGGCGGATTCATCGTCGATGTCGGCGTTGACGCGTTCCTTCCGGGCTCCCAGCTCGACGTTACCCCGGTTCGCAATCCCGACGAACACATGGGCAAGACCTACACGTTCCGCATCCTCAAGATCAACCTTGAGCGCAAGAACATCGTTGTTTCCCGCCGCGAACTCATCGAAGAGTCCCGCCGCGAATCCCGCCGCAAGATCCTGGCGGAAATCCAGGTTGGCCAGCTCCGTCCGGGCGTGGTCAAGAACATCACCGATTTCGGTGCATTCGTCGATCTCGACGGCATCGACGGCCTGCTGCACGTCACCGACATGACCTGGGGCCGCATCAACCATCCTTCCGAAATCCTGAAGGTGGGCGACGAAATGAACGTGATGATCCTCGAGATCGACCTCGAGAAAGAGCGCATCAGCCTCGGCCTCAAGCAGACCATGGAAAATCCGTGGGAAGAAATCGAAGCCCGCTACCCGATCGGCGCCCGTGTACACGGCAAAGTCGTCAACCTCGCCCCGTACGGTGCGTTTGTTGAACTCGAAGAGGGTGTGGAAGGTCTCGTTCACGTTTCCGAAATGTCCTGGACCAAGCGCATCCAGCGCGCGGCCGACGTGCTCAACGTGGGCGACGAAGTCGACGCGGTTGTCCTGGCTGTTTCCACCGACGACAAGAAGATCTCGCTCGGCATGCGCCAGACCGAAGAAAACCCGTGGGAAATCGTTGCCGGCAAGTATCCGATTGGATCGCTTGTGCAGGGCAAGGTTCGCAACTTCACCTCCTACGGCGCTTTCGTTGAGCTCGAAGAAGGTGTCGACGGCATGATCCACGTGTCCGACATGTCCTGGACGCGCAAGGTCAATCATCCTTCCGAAGTCCTCAAGAAGGGCGAGGAAGTTGAAACCGTCGTGCTCGAAATCGATTCCAACAACCAGCGCATCAGCCTCGGCCTCAAGCAGGCCCAGGACGATCCGTGGGCCGGTATCGTTGACCGCTACCCGATCGGTGCGAAAGTCAGCGGCATCGTAACGAAGATCTCCTCCTTCGGCGCATTCGTCGAAATCGAGGAAGGCATCGATGGCCTCGTGCACATCAGCCAGATCTCCGACGACCACATCGAGCGTGTCAAGGACGTCATGAACGTTGGCGACACCATCGAAGCCCGCGTTGTGAAGGTTGATCCGGTTGAACACCGCATTGGCCTGAGCGTCAAGGCGGCCAATGTTGAAGACGACGAATTCGAAATCCGCGAAGACATGCTCGAAGGCCTCCAGGCCGGTGCAGAGCTCGTCGACCTCGGTTCCGCGTTCGACAACGCCTTCGGCGACCAGCTCGAAGAGTGGCACCCCGGCGACAAGAAAGAGGACTAA
- a CDS encoding alpha-L-fucosidase — MRWDGIGLLALMLAGTVAAERYEPEWESLLNYQAPEWYEDAKLGFWVHWGIYSVPAFMGDHAGEWYGRWMYSKEGQSSRHNQGLAIHEHHVKTYGDPGEFGYKDFIPMFKAENFNADEWADLCVQGGARFFTMMGAHHDAFCLWDTKLTKWNSVNMGPKRDLVGEIEQAVRKKGLKFGVSNHTAWNYCFFQWNHINGYDAKDPAYQDLYGNPIIPEGLDNVTVRPEEQEGKGRWKWFDRSRNLIQPSERDMERWLARTKELADLYRPDLYYFDWGMNPPIWETRRMQLASHYYNNAIESGQGAYGAPNVVLNYKSWKTFKPGSAVRDFERGGMDEIADMVWQTDDCVYDDHNWGYVPGVAIKPTNLIVDQLMDIISKRGVLMLSFAPKADGTFPQDQQVMMRELGAWLKVCGEAVYATRPYTVFGEVGGLWLEQDEHGRKKMIATGKDIRFTRNKENTVLYATFLDWPETALIQTLAKADLSGIQSVRMLGVDGELEWKQTGEGLEIALPAKPAYGMAYPIRIEFTEIPKP; from the coding sequence ATGCGATGGGATGGAATTGGATTGCTGGCGCTTATGCTTGCGGGCACCGTGGCGGCGGAGCGGTATGAGCCCGAATGGGAATCGTTGCTGAACTACCAGGCGCCGGAGTGGTACGAGGATGCGAAGCTGGGCTTCTGGGTGCACTGGGGAATCTATTCCGTTCCGGCCTTCATGGGCGACCACGCCGGCGAATGGTATGGCCGATGGATGTATTCCAAGGAGGGGCAGAGCAGCCGCCACAACCAGGGCCTGGCCATTCACGAACACCACGTCAAAACCTATGGGGATCCCGGCGAATTTGGCTACAAGGATTTTATTCCGATGTTCAAGGCCGAAAACTTCAACGCCGATGAGTGGGCCGACTTGTGCGTGCAGGGCGGCGCAAGGTTTTTCACCATGATGGGCGCGCACCACGACGCCTTCTGCCTGTGGGACACCAAGCTGACGAAATGGAACTCGGTCAACATGGGGCCGAAGCGCGATCTGGTCGGCGAGATTGAACAGGCCGTCCGCAAGAAGGGGCTGAAGTTCGGCGTCTCCAACCACACCGCCTGGAACTATTGCTTCTTCCAGTGGAACCACATCAACGGCTACGATGCGAAGGATCCGGCCTACCAGGACCTGTACGGCAACCCGATCATCCCCGAAGGGCTGGACAACGTCACCGTCCGCCCGGAGGAACAAGAGGGCAAAGGGCGCTGGAAATGGTTCGACCGCTCGCGCAACCTGATCCAACCGAGCGAACGCGACATGGAACGCTGGCTCGCGCGCACCAAGGAGCTGGCCGATCTGTACCGGCCCGACCTCTACTATTTCGACTGGGGCATGAACCCGCCGATATGGGAAACCCGCAGGATGCAGCTTGCCTCGCACTACTACAACAACGCCATCGAGTCCGGCCAGGGCGCATACGGCGCACCGAACGTGGTGCTCAACTATAAAAGCTGGAAAACCTTCAAGCCCGGCTCCGCGGTGCGCGACTTCGAACGCGGCGGCATGGACGAGATTGCCGACATGGTCTGGCAGACCGACGACTGCGTCTACGACGACCACAACTGGGGTTATGTGCCCGGTGTCGCCATCAAGCCCACCAACCTGATTGTGGACCAGCTGATGGACATCATCAGCAAGCGTGGCGTGCTGATGCTCTCCTTTGCCCCCAAGGCCGACGGCACCTTCCCGCAAGACCAGCAGGTGATGATGCGCGAGCTGGGTGCCTGGCTCAAGGTTTGCGGCGAAGCAGTCTATGCCACCCGCCCCTACACGGTGTTCGGCGAAGTGGGCGGCCTGTGGCTCGAGCAAGACGAACACGGCCGCAAGAAAATGATCGCAACCGGCAAGGACATCCGCTTCACCCGCAACAAGGAAAACACCGTCCTCTACGCAACCTTCCTCGATTGGCCTGAAACAGCACTCATCCAGACGCTGGCCAAGGCCGACCTCTCCGGCATCCAATCCGTTCGCATGCTCGGCGTGGACGGCGAATTGGAATGGAAGCAAACCGGCGAAGGCCTGGAGATCGCCCTGCCCGCAAAACCCGCCTATGGCATGGCCTACCCCATCCGCATCGAGTTCACGGAAATTCCCAAGCCCTGA
- a CDS encoding putative Ig domain-containing protein: MMKVPLHCLVVLLLLVLCSCTSVAVYDPPVEEGNDVLTPKAGPEPAIHGPAVFGVRPGSPFLYAIPASGQRPMEYAADGLPDGLKVDPETGVVRGTILNTIELDYAVVLQAGNDLGTAQKEFTIKVGDTICLTPPLGWNSWNCWGAYVDQEKVLASARAMVDKGLKDHGWTYINLDDAWQADRRGGTHFAILPHPERFPDMEGMCNEIHAMGLKAGIYSTPWITSYAGCIGGSSDSPDGAWDRAAMGGKTNPLKKLHMRHGQYPLDENDIRQWAEWGIDYVKYDWKPNDGKTMKRLVAALSGCGRDIVFSTSNTAPVEQAAFLEQHVNCFRTTGDLKDRWDERGPNLNLRQVWQMHRTWMEVGTRGGPGHFPDADMLLVGDVVEGHDEAPRPTRLTADEQYTHISLWTLWASPLLIGCPIERMDDFTLNLLTNPDVLAVHQDALAVPGKTVYSEQGTEIVVKDLADGSKAIGLFNLRDEAQVITLNLDGRKAIRDLWRRKELGAFRDSFSANVRPHGVVFIQVK; the protein is encoded by the coding sequence ATGATGAAAGTGCCCCTCCATTGCTTGGTCGTATTGCTTCTGCTTGTCCTCTGCTCCTGCACTTCGGTTGCGGTCTATGACCCGCCGGTCGAGGAGGGGAACGATGTGCTGACGCCCAAGGCCGGGCCCGAACCGGCCATCCACGGCCCGGCGGTCTTCGGCGTCCGCCCGGGCTCGCCGTTCCTCTACGCCATTCCGGCCTCCGGGCAACGCCCGATGGAATATGCCGCCGACGGTTTGCCGGATGGATTGAAGGTCGATCCCGAAACGGGCGTGGTTCGCGGAACAATTTTAAACACGATCGAACTCGATTATGCCGTGGTGCTCCAGGCGGGCAACGATCTGGGAACGGCGCAAAAGGAATTCACCATCAAGGTGGGCGACACGATCTGCCTCACCCCGCCGCTGGGCTGGAACAGCTGGAACTGCTGGGGGGCCTATGTTGACCAGGAAAAGGTGCTGGCCTCCGCGCGCGCCATGGTGGACAAGGGGCTGAAGGACCATGGCTGGACCTACATCAATCTCGACGATGCCTGGCAGGCCGACCGGCGCGGCGGAACGCATTTTGCCATTTTGCCGCATCCGGAACGCTTCCCCGACATGGAAGGCATGTGCAACGAAATCCATGCCATGGGGTTGAAGGCCGGAATCTATTCCACGCCCTGGATCACGTCCTATGCCGGGTGCATCGGCGGCTCGAGCGATTCCCCCGATGGCGCGTGGGACCGAGCGGCCATGGGCGGGAAAACGAATCCGCTGAAAAAACTGCACATGCGCCATGGCCAATATCCACTGGATGAAAACGACATCCGGCAATGGGCGGAGTGGGGCATCGACTACGTGAAATACGACTGGAAGCCCAACGATGGGAAAACCATGAAGCGCTTGGTGGCGGCCTTATCGGGCTGCGGGCGCGACATTGTCTTTTCGACCTCCAACACCGCGCCGGTGGAGCAGGCCGCATTTCTCGAGCAGCATGTGAATTGTTTCCGCACCACAGGCGACCTGAAGGATCGGTGGGACGAGCGCGGGCCAAACCTCAACCTTCGGCAGGTTTGGCAGATGCACCGCACCTGGATGGAGGTCGGCACGCGCGGCGGCCCCGGCCACTTCCCGGACGCCGACATGCTGCTCGTCGGCGATGTGGTGGAGGGGCACGATGAAGCGCCGCGCCCAACGCGCCTGACGGCCGACGAACAATACACGCACATCTCGCTGTGGACCCTTTGGGCGAGCCCGCTTCTGATCGGCTGCCCGATCGAGCGGATGGACGATTTCACGTTGAACCTCTTAACCAATCCCGATGTGCTGGCGGTGCACCAGGATGCCCTTGCCGTTCCCGGCAAGACGGTCTATTCGGAGCAGGGGACCGAGATCGTCGTCAAAGACCTCGCCGACGGAAGCAAGGCCATTGGCCTGTTCAACCTCCGCGATGAAGCCCAGGTGATCACGCTCAACCTGGACGGCCGGAAAGCCATCCGCGACCTTTGGCGGCGAAAGGAGCTCGGCGCGTTCAGGGATTCCTTCTCCGCCAACGTCCGCCCGCACGGGGTTGTCTTTATTCAAGTGAAATAA
- a CDS encoding sulfatase family protein, with protein sequence MNRRNFATTLMAGAGIAAVAKNTLAAKSTKPNLLIIHTDEHNFRTLGCYREQLSEDQAFVWGQGVKVDTPHIDRLAKEGAICTSYYASSPVCTPSRASFVTGLYPVATGSPVNDMPLHDGLQTFASVLESEGYATSYVGKWHLDGDAKPGFGPARKFGFSDNRYMMNRGHWKGLGHDENGKPVVLGLVPNTHNAKFSVSKSTPENFTTDYLTSRVLEILERDKGQPFAVMLSIPDPHTPNSVRPPYDTLFKHLHFENPRTMEVPPESMPAWGRKAKELVDSLEQHKMQGYFGMVKCIDDNVGRLLLWLEANGLNKNTIVVFTSDHGDLMGEHKRHNKGVPYATSAQIPFLIRWPAAIAPGKVVNTAYTTVDFPQTILGLMGAPGIPSSHGKNDAAAFTSPAPRIDDDRIVYITSSASGWVCAVNNRYKLVICEDDIPWLFDLEKDPDELVNFYTNPEYAGIGAKMMDELKRQMAAYNEPGLAKGMAYRYSAGPVQEAPSQTGKLTVGNDGAIEGAGFEISAMNAQPNSWNRALQTPKNSFKPNSRYTLTLDWTSKGLGANSEFYANFTGDKKAGEKMMKAWKGADGTSGSETMELKTNDNPKWQLVVGVRGPGHLVVDRIRIEKE encoded by the coding sequence ATGAATCGACGAAACTTTGCAACCACGCTTATGGCTGGCGCCGGCATTGCCGCAGTCGCCAAAAACACGCTCGCCGCGAAATCGACGAAACCGAACCTGCTGATCATCCATACCGACGAGCATAACTTCCGCACGCTGGGTTGCTACCGCGAGCAGCTGAGCGAAGACCAGGCGTTTGTCTGGGGCCAAGGCGTCAAGGTCGACACCCCACACATCGACCGGCTCGCGAAGGAAGGCGCCATCTGCACGAGCTACTATGCCTCGTCGCCGGTCTGCACGCCCTCGCGCGCTTCGTTCGTGACCGGCCTCTACCCCGTTGCCACCGGCTCGCCGGTGAACGACATGCCACTGCACGACGGCCTTCAAACGTTCGCCTCGGTGCTGGAGAGCGAGGGGTATGCCACATCGTACGTCGGCAAGTGGCACCTCGACGGCGACGCCAAACCGGGCTTTGGACCGGCGCGCAAGTTTGGCTTTTCCGACAACCGCTACATGATGAACCGCGGCCACTGGAAAGGACTCGGCCACGATGAAAACGGCAAACCGGTCGTCCTTGGCCTTGTCCCCAACACGCATAACGCCAAATTCAGTGTTTCCAAGTCGACGCCGGAGAATTTCACGACCGACTACCTGACCAGCCGCGTGCTGGAAATCCTGGAGCGCGACAAGGGACAGCCGTTCGCCGTCATGCTCTCCATCCCCGATCCGCACACGCCGAACAGCGTGCGCCCGCCGTACGACACCCTGTTCAAGCACCTGCACTTCGAAAACCCGCGCACCATGGAGGTTCCGCCCGAGTCCATGCCGGCCTGGGGACGCAAGGCGAAAGAGTTGGTCGACTCGCTTGAACAGCACAAGATGCAGGGTTACTTCGGCATGGTCAAATGCATCGACGACAATGTCGGACGCCTGCTTCTATGGCTTGAAGCCAACGGGTTGAACAAGAACACGATCGTGGTGTTCACGTCCGACCACGGCGACCTGATGGGGGAACACAAGCGCCACAACAAGGGCGTGCCCTACGCCACCTCCGCCCAGATTCCATTCCTGATCCGCTGGCCGGCGGCCATCGCCCCGGGCAAGGTGGTCAACACGGCCTACACCACCGTCGACTTCCCGCAAACCATTCTCGGGCTTATGGGAGCCCCCGGCATTCCCAGTTCCCATGGCAAGAACGATGCCGCGGCGTTCACCTCCCCGGCACCCCGGATCGACGACGACCGGATCGTCTACATCACCTCATCCGCCAGCGGCTGGGTCTGCGCGGTGAACAACCGCTACAAGCTGGTGATCTGCGAAGACGACATTCCTTGGCTCTTCGACTTGGAAAAGGATCCCGATGAGCTGGTGAATTTCTACACCAACCCCGAATATGCCGGCATCGGCGCAAAGATGATGGACGAACTCAAGCGCCAGATGGCGGCCTACAACGAACCCGGCCTGGCCAAGGGCATGGCCTATCGCTACAGCGCCGGCCCGGTGCAGGAAGCCCCCTCCCAAACGGGAAAGCTAACGGTCGGCAACGATGGAGCCATCGAAGGCGCCGGCTTTGAAATCAGCGCCATGAACGCCCAACCCAATTCATGGAACCGCGCGTTGCAAACCCCAAAGAACAGCTTCAAACCCAACAGCCGCTATACGCTAACCCTCGACTGGACGTCCAAGGGCCTCGGCGCAAATAGCGAGTTCTACGCCAACTTCACCGGCGACAAGAAAGCCGGCGAAAAGATGATGAAGGCCTGGAAAGGTGCCGATGGAACCTCCGGCTCGGAAACCATGGAGCTGAAGACCAACGACAATCCCAAGTGGCAGCTCGTCGTCGGCGTTCGTGGCCCCGGCCATCTCGTCGTGGACCGGATCCGGATCGAGAAGGAGTAA
- a CDS encoding sulfatase family protein, whose protein sequence is MNRRNFNLLTSAAGISAIARNTLAGKSRQPNLLVIHTDEHSFRTLGCYRELMSEDQAFVWGKGNCVETPHIDRIADEGAICDRYYCSSPVCTPSRASLITGLHPQATGAPKNGLHLRQDIPTFATILRDQGYATSYVGKWHLEGNGKYLFDLKYNAGFDDNRFMMDGGHAPFFHVRDGKIVKGGLGDKSVSKLPQEEVVHMTDFFTDRTLEILERDKGKPFCHMLSIPDPHTPDYARPPYHTLFDHMDLQPPKTMAPEYTAVKPAWASKSSKDDHNEAADFDAAALRQYFGMVKHIDDSVGRILKFLDDNGLAENTIVVFTADHGDMFFEHNRRNKGVPYEASAKIPFVIRWPKKIKAGKIIRKAYTNVDFAPTTLALMNVKTDAPFHGLDTAADFLGPQQEVVDDRITYFAKNGGWWVAAVDNRYKLVLDKTEKPWLIDLEKDPDELVNFYTDPAYADTAKRLQDELFKQMKKFEEPGLENNRPYVL, encoded by the coding sequence ATGAACAGACGCAACTTCAACCTATTGACCTCCGCCGCCGGCATATCCGCAATCGCGCGCAACACGCTCGCAGGAAAATCCAGGCAACCCAACCTGCTGGTCATCCATACCGACGAGCATAGCTTCCGCACGCTCGGCTGCTACCGCGAGCTGATGAGCGAAGACCAGGCGTTTGTCTGGGGCAAGGGCAACTGCGTGGAGACCCCGCACATCGACCGGATCGCCGATGAGGGCGCCATCTGCGACCGCTACTATTGCTCGTCGCCGGTCTGCACGCCTTCGCGCGCATCGCTCATCACCGGCCTGCATCCGCAGGCGACCGGCGCGCCCAAGAACGGCCTGCATCTCCGGCAGGATATCCCGACCTTCGCGACGATCCTGCGCGACCAGGGCTATGCCACGTCGTATGTCGGCAAGTGGCATCTCGAAGGCAACGGGAAATATCTGTTCGACCTGAAATACAACGCCGGCTTCGACGACAACCGCTTTATGATGGATGGTGGCCACGCGCCGTTTTTCCACGTGAGAGATGGCAAGATCGTCAAAGGCGGACTAGGCGACAAGTCGGTTTCCAAGCTGCCGCAGGAGGAGGTGGTGCACATGACCGATTTCTTCACCGACCGCACGCTCGAAATCCTGGAGCGCGACAAGGGCAAACCGTTCTGCCACATGCTCTCCATTCCCGATCCGCACACGCCGGACTATGCGCGCCCGCCCTACCACACCCTGTTCGACCACATGGATCTCCAACCGCCGAAAACCATGGCGCCGGAATACACCGCGGTCAAACCCGCGTGGGCATCCAAGTCCAGCAAGGACGACCACAACGAAGCCGCGGACTTCGACGCCGCGGCGCTACGCCAATATTTCGGCATGGTGAAGCACATCGACGACTCCGTCGGGCGCATCCTGAAATTCCTGGATGACAACGGCCTGGCGGAAAACACCATCGTCGTCTTCACCGCCGACCATGGCGACATGTTCTTCGAGCACAACCGCCGCAACAAGGGCGTGCCCTACGAAGCCTCCGCCAAAATCCCGTTCGTCATCCGCTGGCCGAAAAAAATCAAGGCCGGAAAAATTATCCGGAAGGCCTATACCAATGTGGACTTCGCTCCGACCACGCTCGCTCTCATGAATGTGAAAACCGATGCCCCGTTCCACGGCCTCGACACCGCGGCCGATTTCCTCGGCCCGCAACAAGAGGTGGTGGACGACCGCATCACCTACTTCGCCAAGAACGGCGGCTGGTGGGTGGCGGCGGTCGACAACCGCTACAAGCTCGTGCTCGACAAGACGGAAAAGCCGTGGCTGATCGATCTCGAAAAAGATCCCGACGAGCTGGTCAACTTCTACACCGACCCGGCCTATGCCGACACCGCCAAGCGCCTGCAGGACGAGCTGTTCAAGCAGATGAAGAAATTCGAGGAACCCGGACTGGAAAACAACCGGCCCTATGTCCTTTAG